One Paenibacillus sp. SYP-B4298 genomic window, CCGCGCGCCGCCAGCAGCTCCATGTTATGCTGTACCGCAGGATGGGCATACATATGCACATTCATCGCCGGAGCCACCAGCACAGGCGCCGTCGCCGCCAGCAGCGTCGTGCTGAGCATATCATCTGCCAGCCCGTGCGCCATCTTGGCTATAACATTGGCCGTCGCAGGCGCCACAATGATGAGATCGGCATGATCCGCCAGATCGATATGAGCCACGACAGACGGGTCCTTCTCATCGAACGTATCTGTATAGACCGGGTGCTTGGACAGCACCTGCAGCGTCAACGGCGCAATAAACCTTGCCGCGGAATCGGTCATGATGACCCGCACAGACGCCCCCTGCTGCGTCAGCTTGCTGCATAAGGCGGCCGCTTTGTAGGCGGCAATGCCGCCTGATACGCCAAGCACAATCGTTTTTCCCTTCAGCAACCTTAGCCTCTCCCTTCCTCGTATCCTGTCTCTTGCAAGCGTTCATGACGATTTCGCCGATGCCGTCGGCGCTACGCCCTGTATGTTACGCGATCAGATTCCTCCAGGCGCCCAAGCCTCAATATCCTCCAGCCTATAACAGCTTACAACAGCCTACAACAGCTTAAAGCGTGTTAATTGCTCCCATTGCTGCTCCTTGCGCAGCACCTCACGCTGCTTGGAGCCGATCAGGTCAAAATGAGGATACGGCTGTCGGCGGTGAATGTAGCGTGGATTCAGCCCATGCGATGCACACCATTGCTCCAGACGCTCCAGATCGGAGCAGCCGGCTTTGGTGACACTGTTGTATTCTGGAAACCGCGGATCATACCAGTAATGGGTCAGGAAGGCGATCTCTTGCCGGGCTACAGCGGCCTTCCACCGTGCCAGCTCCTCCTTGCTCACTCCAAATGCCACACGGCCCACCTCCTCACACTTCTCGCTCTTTGAAAGCCTCAGGCAGCAGGTGCAAGCCAACAAGCCCAAATAGGCCCGCAGCTGGCGCAACCGGCAGCTCAACCGGATGGCCAGCCTTGGACCTTGGCGCGGCTGTCTCCCCTCCGGCCTGTACGGCAGATGCCTATCTTATACATAGCCACCATTGCACGATGCCGGCTTGATTTTGAAAAAAATAACAACCACGGGGGTTGTCACTTGTGAGGCAAACATTCAATTGTGTTGCAATAACGGGAGCGGCTCCTATCTAAGCCCCCGGGCATAACCAGTCAATTCACCATGCTGAGCCCAAGCTCCATCCTGCTTCAGCTCAACAGATCCGCTGCAATACGGACCCGTTGAACGGCAGATGCTTGTTAAGGCGTGTCTTCGGCGTGTGAAGAAACATCCTAGTTCTTAATATCAGGGTCCGATTCTACCTGGATGTAATCGTTATAGATCTCCTCCAGCGCCACACCGACAAACTTGTGCGACTTCGGAGCTCTCAGCTCGGATTTCTCCCCGTCGCGCAGCATCCGGGCACGTCTGGACGCGGCAACTACCAGAGAATACTTGCTGTCAACCTTCTTAACCATCTCATCAATCGATGGATATAACATTGCTCTTCACCTCGTTCATGCTTTCTCGGACGCCGGCTGCATCCGGTTCAATTCGTTCACATAGCGCTCGCGCTTGCAGTGCTCTGCAGTGACGATGCTCTCAATCCGGTAGCAGGCCGCCTCAATCTCATCATTGACCACGGCATAATCATAATGCTGCAGCAGATTCATCTCCTCGGCTGCTACCGTCATCCGGCTCTGGATCAGCTCATCGCTCTCTGTGCCGCGCCCGGTAATCCGCTGCTTCAGCACATCCAGCGAAGGCGGCAGCAGGAAGATGAAGATCCCCTCCGGGAACTTCTCCTTCACCTTCAGCGCGCCCTGCACCTCAATCTCCAGAATGACGTCCTTGCCACTATCCAGGGTGCGCTCCACAAAATCGCGAGGCGTTCCATAGTAGTTGCCGACATACTCGGCATGCTCCAGCAGCGCATCACGGGCGATCATGTCCCTGAATTGTTCCTTCGTCTTAAAAAAGTAATTCACACCGTCCTGCTCGCCCGTCCGGGGCGAGCGCGTCGTGGCGGATACCGAATAGACCAGCTCCGGCATTCTCTGCCGGAGCAAGGAGCAGACGGTGCCTTTGCCTACGCCGGAAGGACCGGATAATACAACCAAAAGTCCTCTTCTCATGATACTCCCCATCTATTCGTCGTTGTCGTCATCCTTCGTCGACAGGCGATGCGCCACAGTCTCGGGCTGAACCGCCGAGAGGATGACGTGGTCGCTGTCTGTAATGATGACAGCGCGTGTACGCCTACCGTATGTTGCGTCAATCAGCATATGACGGTCGCGGGCTTCCTGAATGATCCGCTTGATCGGCGCAGATTCCGGACTGACAATCGAGATAATCCGATTGGCCGAAACAATGTTGCCAAAGCCAATATTAATTAATTTAATAGCCATTGCAGGCTTCCCCTCCGGTCTTCCTCGTAGCATTCGCCCGAAAGAACAAAATGTATAATCGACACAAGAATATGGCCGGGTCAGAAGCTAGCGAGCGGATTGCACTATTGTTGACGAAAAATCCCAAGTGCATACGTTCCGTTACTTCGCCAGCGTCTCCCTTCAAGGCTACAATCACCTGCATGTCCTCCCGCCAATGGCGGACAGACGCAGCCCTGCGCCTCAAGTTGACGATGGCAAACACATCCATGACCCTATTCTAATTCATTTTGTAGACAGGAACAAGAGAAAAAGCCCCCACCGTAAAAATTCGATTTCGCTGTTACTGAACAGCAGGCTGCGTCCGACCGGTTTTTTGCCAGACATGACGGGTCAGATGGACAGACATTTCATAGAACATGAAAGGCGTAATCAGGTAGATGCCGTTGAAATGCTCCATGGCGGTATCCAGCAATTCCTCCGCGATGCGCACGCCCTCCGCGCGGCCTGCTTCACCCTCCAGCCCCGCCATCCGGCGGCGCACTTCATCGGATAGCTGAATGCCAGGCACCTCATTGTGCAAATATTCCGCATTGCGGCCGCTTGCCAGCGGCATGATGCCGATGAATACCGGCACGGACAGATGCTTCGTACCCTCGGCGACTCGCTTGATCAGGTCGGCGTCATAGACCGGCTGTGTCATGATATAGTCCGCCCCGGAATCAATCTTGCGCTCCAGACGCTGGATCGCCTTGTCCAGATGCTTCACATTCGGGTTGAAGGCCGCCCCGACGACGAACGATGCCTTCTGCTTGAGCGGCTTGCCGGAGAAGGCGGTGCCTTCATTGAGCTGCTTAATCATCCGAATCATCTCGAAGGAGGTCAGATCATATACCGAGCTGGAGTCCGGCAGATCGCCAAAGCGCGCCGGGTCGCCCGTTACAGCCAGCACATGGTCAATGCCCAGCGCGTCCAGCCCCATCATATGCGACTGTGTGCCGATCAGGTTGCGGTCACGACAGGCGATATGGACGAGCGGCCGCAATCCGAGACGCTCCTTCACAACAGCGGCCAGCGCCAGATTGCTCATCCGCGTCACAGCCAGCGAGTTATCCGCCAACGTCACCGCGTCTGCACCCTCCTGCTGCAGCGCTGCGCAGCCATCCATGAATTTGCGAATATCCAGATCGCGCGGCGGATCCAGCTCCACGATAACGGTATGCCGCGTCTTCACCTTGTCGACCAGGCTCGGCTCCTGCGGAATGATCGTCTCGCGCTCCGCTACCGCAACCGCAGCCGCAGCAGGCTGGTCACTAGTAGCCCCCTGGCGAGTCTGCTCTGCTCCCGTCTCGATCGGTGACGGCACATAGCTGCCAAGTGCAGCGGCGATCGCCGCAATATG contains:
- a CDS encoding bifunctional homocysteine S-methyltransferase/methylenetetrahydrofolate reductase, which encodes MKPSLREALQTTWLTGDGAMGTFLHQQGFPVNVSYEEFNVLRPELVERVHRLYYEAGAKVIETNTFSANYENMYKYGLESEVEAINRAGVRIARSAVGSDAYVVGAVGSIRAGKKRNVRTSHLTRAFEQQLGALMDEGVDGIMLETFYDLDEMLLALRLIRKAGDLPVICQFAVEDVGRTQDGYSLNEAFSALAGEGADVVGLNCRSGPAGIIRAIDTMTESAGVPMSIFPNAGFPDYVDGKYTYVATPEYFADAATRFADRGARLIGGCCGTTPDHIAAIAAALGSYVPSPIETGAEQTRQGATSDQPAAAAVAVAERETIIPQEPSLVDKVKTRHTVIVELDPPRDLDIRKFMDGCAALQQEGADAVTLADNSLAVTRMSNLALAAVVKERLGLRPLVHIACRDRNLIGTQSHMMGLDALGIDHVLAVTGDPARFGDLPDSSSVYDLTSFEMIRMIKQLNEGTAFSGKPLKQKASFVVGAAFNPNVKHLDKAIQRLERKIDSGADYIMTQPVYDADLIKRVAEGTKHLSVPVFIGIMPLASGRNAEYLHNEVPGIQLSDEVRRRMAGLEGEAGRAEGVRIAEELLDTAMEHFNGIYLITPFMFYEMSVHLTRHVWQKTGRTQPAVQ
- the gmk gene encoding guanylate kinase translates to MRRGLLVVLSGPSGVGKGTVCSLLRQRMPELVYSVSATTRSPRTGEQDGVNYFFKTKEQFRDMIARDALLEHAEYVGNYYGTPRDFVERTLDSGKDVILEIEVQGALKVKEKFPEGIFIFLLPPSLDVLKQRITGRGTESDELIQSRMTVAAEEMNLLQHYDYAVVNDEIEAACYRIESIVTAEHCKRERYVNELNRMQPASEKA
- the rpoZ gene encoding DNA-directed RNA polymerase subunit omega, with amino-acid sequence MLYPSIDEMVKKVDSKYSLVVAASRRARMLRDGEKSELRAPKSHKFVGVALEEIYNDYIQVESDPDIKN
- the remA gene encoding extracellular matrix/biofilm regulator RemA, with amino-acid sequence MAIKLINIGFGNIVSANRIISIVSPESAPIKRIIQEARDRHMLIDATYGRRTRAVIITDSDHVILSAVQPETVAHRLSTKDDDNDE